The nucleotide sequence GCGGGGCGGGCTGCGGGGGCGCGGGCCGCGGCCGGGTGGTGACGGGGGGAAGGGCGACGGGCTCCCGGGCGGACTGGGGCTCCGGACGCTCGGAGTCGTGCCGGTGGCGCTGATGCTGACGGTGGGTCGGCGGGTACTCGTACTCCTCGTCGGGCCGCTCATGTGATCCGGAGGGCCCCGAACGCCCCTCCGGGGTGTGCTTCGGCTCCCGGCCGAACGCCTCGGTGGCGACGGGATGCCCGGGGATCAGCGTCTGCGGCGCGAATGGCGTACCGCCCGCGTAGCCCAACCCCAGGACCGCCGAATAGCCGAGGCAGGCGGCCCCCGCGACTACGCCCACATGTCGTACGAGTCGGCCACGGCGCCCGGAGAGGTCCACGAACACGGGCCCCTTCCGGGCCACGTCAGCGCGGAGGGGACGCGAAGGCGCGCGCTCGGCCACATCTGACTGAGGATCCATACGGAAGAGGCTAATGCAGAAAATACGACATGCGACATATAAGTCAAACATGCGGTGTGTCATAGTTCAGTAGGCTTCACCGAATATGCGAGGTTTGGCGAGGAGAACGGCACGGGCGGCCCAGCCCCCGGCGCCTCGTACCGGACCGCAAGAAGGAGCCAGAGCCATGAGGGCCAGCCCCCGCATGAGCGGAATCGCCGTGGCCGGCGCGGTGGTCTGCGCCACCATCGCCGTATGGGCGGGACACCACAAGCAGTCGCCCGAGCCGCACGCCGCGCCCTCACCGCCGCAGGTGTCGCAGCCCCCCGCGGCACGGCCACCCGCCGAGTTCGTGCCGTACGTCAACGCCTGGTCGGACTCGGCGTACGACATGGCCGCCGCGGCCGCGCGCGGAGTCAAGGAGTTCACCCTGGGCTTCGTCGTCGCGGGCGACGGCTGCACCCCGGCGTGGGACGGCGGCACCTCGCTCGACGACCAGGCGCTGGAGGCCCGGGTCGAGGGCGTCCGCCGGGCGGGCGGCGACGTACGGATCTCCTTCGGCGGCGCCGAGGGCACCGAGCTCGCCACCGCCTGCACCGACGTCCCCGAACTCGCCTCCGCCTACGCCGAGGTGATCGAGCGATACCAGGCGCGCCGGATCGACTTCGACCTCGAGGGCGAGGCACTCGCCGACACCGAGGCGGCGGCCCGCCGCGCCCAGGCGCTCGCGCTGATCCAGCGCACCCACGAGGGCCTGAACATCTCCTTCACCCTGCCCGCCATGCCCGACGGGCTGACCGCGGAGAGCGTCGCCCAGTTGGAGGCCGCCAAACAGGAGGGGGTCATCCTCTCGACCGTCAACATCATGGCGATGAACTACAGCGGGGACCATACGGGCGACATGGGCGACTATGCCGTCCAGGCGGCCACCGCCGCGCAGGCCCGGATCCGCGAGGTGCTCGGCATGTCCGACGCCGCCGCCTGGAAGGTGCTGGCCGTGACGCCGATGATCGGCGTCAACGACGTCACCGGCGAGACCTTCACGCTGGAGGACGCGTCCGGGCTGGCGCGGTTCGCCGCGGACAAGGGGATCGGGCGGCTGTCGATGTGGTCCGCCGAACGCGACCAGCCGTGCACCCCGGAAATGACCCAGTCCGCCACCCCCACCGCCCCCACGGCCGGTGCCGCGGGCCCCGAGACGGCCGAGAACGTCGTCCCGAACACCCGCTGCAGCGGTGTCATCCAGCGCCCCGGCGCCTTCGAGGCGGCACTGAGAGGCTGAACGGGCCTTTGCGGACAAGGCCCGCTCGGGCCCCTATCTCAGCCCAGGCCCGGCAAATCCAGCCCGTCCGGCGTTGAGGACAGGACCGGTCCCGGCTAATCCAGCCCGTCCGGCGTTTGAGGACAAGGCCCACCCCGGGCCGGTCGGGGGCCCGGGGGCGCGGCCCCCCGGATGGGACGGGTAAGGGCGGCGGGGGCGCATCCACGCCCCCGCCGCCCCGCAGGCGTTACGCCACCCCCGGCCCCCGCACCGGAATGCTCGTGAACGTCGGCTGCGGCGCCGGGTCCTGGAAGAAGTCGTTCCCCTTGTCGTCCACCACGATGAACGCCGGGAAGTCCTCGACCTCGATCCTCCAGACCGCCTCCATGCCCAGCTCCTCGTACTCCAGGACCTCGACCTTCTTGATGCAGTCCTGGGCCAGCCGCGCCGCCGGACCGCCGATCGAGCCCAGGTAGAAGCCGCCGTGCGCGGCACACGCGTCGGTGACCTGCTTCGAGCGGTTGCCCTTGGCCAGCATGACCTGCGAGCCGCCCGCCGCCTGGAACTGCTCGACGTACGCGTCCATCCGGCCCGCGGTCGTCGGGCCGAACGAACCGGAGGCGTAGCCCTCGGGGGTCTTGGCCGGGCCCGCGTAGTAGACCGGGTGGTTCTTCAGGTACTCGGGCATCTCCTCGCCCGCGTCCAGCCGCTCCTTGATCTTCGCGTGCGCGATGTCCCGGGCGACGACCAGCGTGCCGGTGAGCGAGAGCCGGGTCTTGACCGGGTGCCTGGTCAGCTCGGCCAGGACGTCGTCCATCGGCCGGTTGAGGTCGATGGCGACCGCGTCCAGGTCCGGGCCCGCGCCCTTGGTCAGCTCCTCGTCCGTCGTCTCCGGCAGGAAGCGCGCCGGGTCGGTCTCCAGCTGTTCCAGGAAGACGCCCTCCGGCGTGATCTTGGCGAGCGCCTGGCGGTCGGCGGAGCACGAGACGGCGATCGCGACCGGGCAGGAGGCGCCGTGGCGCGGCAGCCGGACGACCCGGACGTCATGGCAGAAGTACTTGCCGCCGAACTGCGCGCCGATCCCGATCTTCTGCGTCAGCTCGAAGACCTTCTCCTCCAGCTCCTTGTCGCGGAAGCCGTGGCCGGTCGGGGAGCCCTCGGCGGGCAGCTCGTCCAGGTAGTGCGCGGAGGCGTACTTGGCGGTCTTGAGCGCGTACTCGGCGCTGGTGCCGCCGACCACGATCGCCAGGTGGTACGGCGGGCAGGCGGCCGTACCCAGCGAGCGGATCTTCTCCTCCAGGAACTTCATCATCGATGCCTCGTTCAGCACCGCCTTCGTCTCCTGGTAGAGGAAGGACTTGTTGGCCGAGCCGCCGCCCTTGGCCATGAAGAGGAACTTGTAGGCGCCGCCGTCGGTCGCGTACAGCTCGATCTGCGCGGGCAGGTTGGAGCCGGTGTTCTTCTCCTCCCACATGGTCAGCGGGGCCATCTGGGAGTAGCGCAGATTGAGCTTGGTGTACGCGTCGAAGACGCCCCGCGACAGGGCCTCCTCGTCGCCGCCTTCGGTCAGCACGTGCTGCCCGCGCTTGCCCATGACGATCGCGGTGCCGGTGTCCTGGCACATCGGGAGCACCCCGGCGGCCGCGATGTTGGCGTTCTTCAGCAGGTCCAGCGCCACGAAGCGGTCGTTGGCGCTGGCCTCCGGGTCGTCGAGGATGCGGCGCAGCTGGGCGAGGTGGGCGGGGCGCAGATAGTGCGAGATGTCGTGCATCGCCTCGGCCGCGAGCCTGCGCAGCGCCTCCGGCTCGACCTTCAGGAAGGTGCGCCCATCGGCCTCGAAGGTGCTCACGCCCTCGGAGGTCACCAGGCGGTACGGCGTGGTGTCGGCTCCCAAGGGCAGCAGGTCCGAATAGGCAAACTCTGGCATCGCGGCCGTTCCTCACTCGACAGGGCTTCGGCTGACTTCGTCGACAGCGCGTTCATAAGCGTAGAACGGGGCAGCGGAACGGAACCTGTGAGGTA is from Streptomyces hygroscopicus and encodes:
- a CDS encoding glycosyl hydrolase, which gives rise to MRASPRMSGIAVAGAVVCATIAVWAGHHKQSPEPHAAPSPPQVSQPPAARPPAEFVPYVNAWSDSAYDMAAAAARGVKEFTLGFVVAGDGCTPAWDGGTSLDDQALEARVEGVRRAGGDVRISFGGAEGTELATACTDVPELASAYAEVIERYQARRIDFDLEGEALADTEAAARRAQALALIQRTHEGLNISFTLPAMPDGLTAESVAQLEAAKQEGVILSTVNIMAMNYSGDHTGDMGDYAVQAATAAQARIREVLGMSDAAAWKVLAVTPMIGVNDVTGETFTLEDASGLARFAADKGIGRLSMWSAERDQPCTPEMTQSATPTAPTAGAAGPETAENVVPNTRCSGVIQRPGAFEAALRG
- a CDS encoding fumarate hydratase produces the protein MPEFAYSDLLPLGADTTPYRLVTSEGVSTFEADGRTFLKVEPEALRRLAAEAMHDISHYLRPAHLAQLRRILDDPEASANDRFVALDLLKNANIAAAGVLPMCQDTGTAIVMGKRGQHVLTEGGDEEALSRGVFDAYTKLNLRYSQMAPLTMWEEKNTGSNLPAQIELYATDGGAYKFLFMAKGGGSANKSFLYQETKAVLNEASMMKFLEEKIRSLGTAACPPYHLAIVVGGTSAEYALKTAKYASAHYLDELPAEGSPTGHGFRDKELEEKVFELTQKIGIGAQFGGKYFCHDVRVVRLPRHGASCPVAIAVSCSADRQALAKITPEGVFLEQLETDPARFLPETTDEELTKGAGPDLDAVAIDLNRPMDDVLAELTRHPVKTRLSLTGTLVVARDIAHAKIKERLDAGEEMPEYLKNHPVYYAGPAKTPEGYASGSFGPTTAGRMDAYVEQFQAAGGSQVMLAKGNRSKQVTDACAAHGGFYLGSIGGPAARLAQDCIKKVEVLEYEELGMEAVWRIEVEDFPAFIVVDDKGNDFFQDPAPQPTFTSIPVRGPGVA